A window of Deltaproteobacteria bacterium contains these coding sequences:
- a CDS encoding polysaccharide deacetylase family protein: MNGAAIFAYHNFVERPDAPAPAAQAYVLSQAQFAAHLAALDAPGLRPSRLVDVLATPSSGRFVLSFDDGYLTDYTVAFARLAERGWPGCFFVIASQVGAPRALGWRELREMVAAGMEIGSHSLTHPFLHRADPDEIRREFGESKRILEDGLGQAVHFASLPRGSAAPGMGALIKELGYRAFCTSEPGLVSVRTDPYEVPRIAVKQRTTPEFLRQVCTGRRVALATLQSFHAVKKLGKQLVGAERWRHIRGVLMDAAARARA; this comes from the coding sequence ATGAACGGCGCCGCGATCTTCGCGTACCACAACTTCGTCGAGCGCCCCGATGCGCCGGCGCCCGCGGCGCAGGCGTACGTCCTGAGCCAGGCCCAGTTCGCCGCGCACCTCGCCGCCCTCGACGCGCCCGGGCTGCGGCCGAGCCGGCTTGTCGACGTGCTCGCGACGCCGTCGTCGGGCCGCTTCGTCCTCTCGTTCGACGACGGCTATCTCACGGACTACACGGTCGCGTTCGCCCGGCTGGCCGAGCGCGGCTGGCCGGGGTGCTTCTTCGTGATCGCGAGCCAGGTGGGCGCCCCGCGGGCGCTCGGCTGGCGCGAGCTCCGCGAGATGGTCGCGGCCGGCATGGAGATCGGAAGCCATTCGCTCACGCATCCCTTCCTCCACCGGGCCGATCCCGACGAGATCCGCCGCGAGTTCGGCGAGTCGAAGCGCATCCTGGAGGACGGGCTCGGACAAGCCGTGCACTTCGCGTCGTTGCCGCGCGGCAGCGCCGCGCCGGGCATGGGCGCACTCATCAAGGAGCTCGGCTATCGCGCCTTCTGTACGAGCGAGCCGGGGCTCGTTTCGGTCCGCACCGATCCCTACGAAGTGCCGCGTATCGCGGTGAAGCAACGCACCACGCCGGAGTTCCTTCGTCAGGTCTGCACGGGCCGCCGCGTGGCCCTCGCGACCCTGCAGTCGTTTCACGCCGTGAAGAAGCTCGGAAAGCAGCTCGTGGGCGCCGAGCGTTGGCGACACATCCGTGGCGTGCTCATGGATGCCGCCGCGCGCGCGCGCGCCTGA
- a CDS encoding glycosyltransferase: MSSSPDQTPRAIAFFSPELVSGGTQRHLLEVLRLIDRARFTPIVVCAKGHGPLGDQIRAAGVPLVELGLGPSMVGRDFLRCVREAAAALRAHGVGIVQYFEWRAGTIALLAARRAGGCRMVAARRSVNKERGVQRWLADLVVHAADRIVVNAEILRPSGRAGGRTDVIPSGVDTNRFRPGADRAAAKAALGLDAATPVIGTVGRLEPRKGTATLIAAVHALGDAGRTLAAVVVGDGPLRSEIERDVAARGLASRVRLLGDRADVREVLAALDAFVLPSRTEGMSNALLEAMAMGLPVVATTVGGNPEVVADGRSGLLVPAGDPDAMAAAVGRVLDDGALATRLGSAARRVVEERYGSRSMVRRLEAVYAAVAAGGEHAANGLAALVAEPR; the protein is encoded by the coding sequence GTGTCGTCCTCGCCTGACCAGACCCCCCGCGCGATCGCGTTCTTTTCGCCCGAGCTCGTGAGCGGCGGTACGCAACGGCACCTCCTCGAGGTGCTGCGGCTGATCGACCGCGCGCGCTTCACGCCGATCGTCGTCTGCGCCAAGGGGCACGGCCCGCTCGGGGACCAGATCCGCGCGGCGGGGGTACCGCTCGTCGAGCTCGGCCTCGGGCCGTCGATGGTGGGCCGCGATTTCCTCCGCTGCGTGCGGGAGGCCGCAGCGGCGCTGCGGGCGCACGGTGTCGGCATCGTGCAGTACTTCGAGTGGCGCGCCGGAACGATCGCGCTCCTGGCGGCCCGGCGCGCGGGCGGTTGCCGGATGGTCGCGGCGCGGCGAAGCGTCAACAAGGAGCGCGGCGTACAGCGCTGGCTCGCCGATCTCGTGGTGCACGCGGCGGATCGCATCGTCGTGAACGCCGAGATCCTGCGGCCGAGCGGCCGGGCAGGGGGGCGGACGGACGTGATCCCGAGCGGCGTCGATACGAATCGCTTCCGGCCGGGCGCGGACCGTGCCGCCGCGAAAGCGGCGCTCGGCCTCGACGCGGCGACGCCGGTGATCGGCACGGTCGGCCGCCTGGAGCCGCGCAAGGGCACCGCGACGCTGATCGCCGCGGTCCACGCGCTCGGCGACGCGGGGCGCACGCTCGCGGCGGTCGTCGTCGGTGACGGCCCGCTGCGGTCGGAGATCGAGCGCGACGTCGCCGCGCGCGGCCTGGCGTCACGGGTGCGGCTGCTCGGAGATCGCGCCGACGTCCGCGAGGTGCTGGCGGCGCTCGACGCGTTCGTGTTGCCGTCGCGCACCGAAGGCATGTCGAACGCGCTCCTCGAGGCGATGGCGATGGGGTTGCCCGTCGTCGCGACCACGGTCGGCGGAAACCCGGAGGTCGTTGCCGACGGACGGAGCGGGCTGCTCGTGCCGGCGGGCGACCCGGACGCCATGGCGGCGGCGGTCGGGCGCGTGCTCGACGATGGCGCGCTCGCGACCCGGCTCGGATCGGCGGCGCGGCGGGTCGTCGAGGAGCGCTACGGCTCCCGCAGCATGGTGCGGCGTCTCGAGGCCGTCTACGCGGCGGTCGCCGCGGGCGGCGAACACGCCGCGAACGGCCTCGCCGCCCTCGTCGCGGAGCCGCGATGA